The following coding sequences are from one Aliarcobacter skirrowii CCUG 10374 window:
- the sugE gene encoding quaternary ammonium compound efflux SMR transporter SugE produces MSWTILFLAGIFEIFWAVGLKYSDGFTKLIPTIFTIITMIISFYLLSLALKALPIGTAYAVWVGIGTVGTVIAGIMLFGESMTLIRVISILFILIGIVGLKFTTN; encoded by the coding sequence ATGAGTTGGACAATACTATTTTTAGCAGGTATTTTTGAGATATTTTGGGCAGTTGGTTTAAAATATAGTGATGGATTTACAAAACTAATTCCTACAATTTTTACTATTATTACTATGATTATTAGTTTTTATCTTCTTAGTCTTGCTTTAAAAGCTCTTCCTATTGGTACAGCTTATGCTGTTTGGGTAGGTATTGGAACTGTTGGAACTGTAATTGCTGGAATTATGCTTTTTGGTGAATCTATGACTTTAATTAGAGTTATAAGTATTTTATTTATTCTTATAGGAATAGTTGGTCTTAAATTTACTACAAACTAA
- a CDS encoding sensor histidine kinase has product MISSKSELKYIVIQVTITLLIALIPIYFYIDATKNNQDIKDKIDLQNYANQIVLKIDYFERQNNNIFYYPRSNIYFSSIFDKNKNEIFSSNQSLEFFYEDFKKFNDRFCYQKELNQNILDASFLIVCKKVDYSEVIYNALILISIVTFFIFLLSFFVIKQSIEPYKKLNIYLDEFLKDAMHELKTPIGVARINIDMLSMRLRNDKNILRVKSALKNMTIIYEDLEYYMQQHEVKELKTDINLSSFLEKRVEFFNDLAVARNIVFHKNIEANIEIVFNEIEAYRIIDNNLSNAIKYSKNDSNIYISLIKDDKNIRLVFKDEGVGIKDTSTVFKRYYRGDNITGGFGIGLSIVKNICDKNGIKIELDSKENQGSTFTYIFSL; this is encoded by the coding sequence TTGATAAGTAGTAAATCAGAACTAAAATATATTGTAATTCAAGTAACAATTACACTTTTAATAGCTCTAATTCCAATATATTTTTATATAGATGCAACAAAAAATAATCAAGATATAAAAGATAAGATAGATTTACAAAATTATGCAAATCAAATTGTTTTGAAAATAGATTATTTTGAAAGGCAGAACAACAATATATTTTATTATCCAAGATCAAACATATATTTCTCTTCAATTTTTGATAAAAATAAAAATGAAATATTCTCTTCAAATCAATCTTTAGAGTTTTTTTATGAAGATTTTAAAAAATTTAACGATAGATTTTGTTATCAAAAAGAGTTAAATCAAAATATTTTAGATGCTTCATTTTTAATTGTTTGCAAAAAGGTTGATTATAGTGAGGTTATTTATAATGCCTTAATACTTATCTCAATAGTTACTTTTTTTATATTTTTACTCTCATTTTTTGTAATAAAACAGAGCATTGAGCCATATAAAAAATTAAATATCTATTTAGATGAGTTTTTAAAAGATGCTATGCATGAACTTAAAACCCCAATAGGAGTTGCTAGAATAAATATTGATATGTTATCAATGAGATTAAGAAATGATAAAAATATTTTAAGAGTAAAATCTGCTTTAAAAAACATGACAATTATTTATGAAGATTTAGAGTATTACATGCAACAACATGAGGTAAAAGAGTTAAAAACAGATATTAATTTATCTTCATTTTTAGAAAAAAGAGTTGAGTTTTTCAATGACTTAGCAGTTGCTAGAAATATAGTTTTTCATAAAAATATAGAAGCAAATATTGAAATAGTTTTTAATGAGATTGAAGCTTATAGAATAATTGATAATAATCTATCAAATGCAATAAAATATTCAAAAAATGATTCAAATATTTATATTAGTTTAATAAAAGATGATAAAAATATAAGGCTTGTTTTTAAAGATGAAGGAGTTGGTATAAAAGATACATCAACTGTTTTTAAAAGATATTATAGAGGCGATAATATAACAGGTGGTTTTGGGATAGGTCTTAGTATTGTAAAAAATATTTGTGATAAAAATGGTATAAAAATTGAGCTAGACTCAAAAGAGAATCAAGGCTCAACTTTTACATATATTTTTAGTTTGTAG
- a CDS encoding response regulator transcription factor: MIKILLLEDDYLYKISIKEFLEELDFVVDDFDNGEDALNSIFEKRYDLLLLDIRVPKMDGFELVKHVREASIDTPIIILTSLTDIKDLSRGYTLGCNDYIRKPFDMIELKFRIEALIKNHFNSSDDCIELELGFKYNIQKSLLYRDEEVVDLSAKELELLSFLVQNRGFFVSIESLHENVWENKDISYADIRMCIKRVREKTDKDFIKTKRFLGYKIDK; this comes from the coding sequence ATGATAAAAATATTGTTGCTAGAAGATGACTATTTATATAAAATTTCAATTAAGGAGTTTTTAGAAGAGCTTGATTTTGTAGTTGATGATTTTGATAATGGAGAAGATGCTTTAAACTCAATTTTTGAAAAAAGGTATGATTTATTGTTACTTGATATAAGAGTTCCAAAGATGGATGGATTTGAGCTTGTAAAGCATGTAAGAGAAGCCTCTATTGATACTCCAATTATAATTTTAACTTCACTTACAGATATAAAAGATTTAAGCCGTGGATACACTCTTGGTTGCAATGATTATATTAGAAAACCTTTTGATATGATTGAGCTAAAATTTAGAATAGAGGCACTTATAAAAAATCATTTTAATTCAAGTGATGATTGCATTGAGCTTGAGTTAGGATTTAAATACAACATACAAAAATCTCTTCTTTATAGAGATGAAGAGGTGGTTGATTTATCAGCAAAAGAGCTTGAACTTCTATCTTTTTTGGTACAAAATAGAGGTTTTTTTGTATCTATTGAGTCTTTACATGAAAATGTTTGGGAAAATAAAGATATATCTTATGCAGATATTAGAATGTGTATAAAAAGAGTTAGAGAAAAAACAGACAAAGATTTTATTAAAACAAAGAGATTTTTAGGTTATAAAATTGATAAGTAG
- a CDS encoding cache domain-containing protein, with protein MILPFIKTYKKIVILFIILVLFFIYFLNKYNNILDKKNLDIFVSNQIQIIENELENQKNQALSLALMFSRNQEIVKNLENKNSIELKKELLKLLNIIKTYTKNSIDVQIHTKDLEVFTRSWEDKDFGLKLDSFREGLVKVKNQNEPYVSSELGKRFNIKAIVPIYNDKNIFIGSLEVIVDFKSLVNRLKTLGIDSVIMLEKDYLKIATYHQNNQKFKDYAILESSFTKGLLDILEKNPQFLKKDKFYYQLDSRIFTQIPLGEFENKSVGVLFISFDKNINNFRYLPKYDYFIDVEIKDEKNDNKDILKKEIIIR; from the coding sequence ATGATACTTCCTTTTATAAAAACTTACAAAAAGATAGTTATACTTTTTATTATTTTGGTTCTTTTTTTTATATACTTTTTAAATAAATACAATAATATTTTAGATAAAAAAAATCTTGACATATTTGTGTCAAATCAAATCCAAATTATTGAAAATGAGTTAGAAAACCAAAAAAATCAAGCTTTGTCTTTAGCTTTAATGTTTTCACGAAATCAAGAGATTGTTAAAAATTTAGAAAATAAAAATAGTATAGAGTTAAAAAAAGAGCTTTTAAAACTTTTAAATATTATAAAAACATATACAAAAAATAGCATAGATGTTCAAATTCATACAAAAGATTTAGAGGTATTTACAAGAAGTTGGGAAGATAAAGATTTTGGATTAAAACTTGATAGTTTTAGAGAGGGTCTTGTAAAGGTTAAAAACCAAAATGAACCTTATGTTTCAAGTGAATTAGGAAAACGATTTAACATAAAAGCGATTGTACCAATTTATAATGATAAAAATATATTTATAGGTTCTCTTGAAGTAATAGTTGATTTTAAATCTCTTGTAAATAGGCTTAAAACTTTAGGGATAGACTCTGTAATTATGCTAGAGAAAGATTATTTAAAAATTGCAACTTATCACCAAAATAATCAAAAGTTTAAAGATTATGCTATTTTGGAGAGTAGTTTTACAAAAGGATTATTAGATATTTTAGAAAAAAATCCACAATTTTTAAAAAAAGATAAGTTTTATTATCAACTAGATAGTAGGATTTTTACTCAAATTCCTTTAGGAGAGTTTGAAAATAAAAGTGTTGGAGTTTTGTTTATTAGTTTTGATAAAAATATAAACAACTTTAGATATTTACCAAAATATGATTACTTTATAGATGTTGAAATAAAAGATGAAAAAAATGATAATAAAGATATTTTAAAAAAAGAGATAATAATTAGATGA
- a CDS encoding c-type cytochrome, whose protein sequence is MRKIVVLATVCSLFATSAFAFDPKELAKRNSMGYKYEGEKLEYKIPDESTIPNNQMGDMIRYGKELIVHTYKYIGPEVDDKKMRYSGNNFSCQTCHLDAGTKAFSAPFIGTSAAFPQYRPREDTIGTLAERINGCMQRSMNGKPLPVESKEMKAMEAYTFWLSQGVPIGASNKLEGRGLHKIDRKMIKKQAADPVKGKVVYTQHCASCHGEDGLGVKNEGKANGYMFPPLWGPDSYNKGAGMYRTLKAADFIRSNMPLGATKEHPILTDEEAYNVAAYMNLDTHERPEKPNRDKDFPSAAVKAPDAYIEGKDPIERKFGPYGNIIK, encoded by the coding sequence ATGAGAAAAATAGTAGTATTAGCAACGGTATGTAGTCTATTTGCAACAAGTGCATTTGCATTTGATCCAAAAGAGCTTGCAAAAAGAAACAGTATGGGATATAAATATGAGGGTGAAAAACTTGAGTATAAAATTCCAGATGAAAGCACAATCCCAAATAATCAAATGGGAGATATGATTAGATATGGTAAAGAGCTTATAGTTCATACTTATAAGTATATTGGACCAGAGGTTGATGATAAAAAAATGAGATACTCTGGAAATAATTTTTCATGTCAAACTTGTCACTTAGATGCTGGAACAAAGGCTTTTTCTGCACCATTTATAGGAACAAGTGCAGCTTTCCCTCAATATAGACCAAGAGAGGATACAATTGGAACTTTAGCTGAAAGAATAAATGGTTGTATGCAAAGAAGTATGAATGGTAAACCACTTCCTGTTGAGAGCAAAGAGATGAAGGCTATGGAAGCTTATACATTTTGGTTAAGTCAAGGAGTTCCTATTGGGGCTTCTAATAAGCTTGAGGGAAGAGGACTTCATAAAATTGATAGAAAAATGATTAAAAAACAAGCAGCTGATCCTGTTAAAGGTAAAGTTGTTTATACACAACACTGTGCTTCTTGTCATGGAGAAGATGGTCTTGGTGTTAAAAATGAAGGTAAGGCAAATGGTTATATGTTCCCACCACTTTGGGGACCAGATAGCTACAATAAAGGTGCTGGAATGTACAGAACTTTAAAAGCAGCTGATTTTATTAGAAGTAATATGCCATTAGGTGCTACAAAAGAGCATCCAATTTTAACAGATGAAGAGGCTTATAATGTTGCAGCTTACATGAATTTAGATACTCATGAAAGACCTGAAAAACCAAATAGAGATAAAGATTTCCCATCAGCAGCTGTAAAAGCACCTGATGCTTATATTGAAGGTAAAGACCCAATTGAAAGAAAATTCGGACCTTATGGAAATATCATTAAATAG